The Panicum hallii strain FIL2 chromosome 5, PHallii_v3.1, whole genome shotgun sequence genome contains the following window.
GACCATGGTTGGGCTCCTCCATTGAACAGTTGGTGGGCACCTCCCTAGCTGAATGAGACAATACGCTTAATATCCTCTGCCCAAACTTCGTTGGAAGAGCTGGTGCTTCCGTGGCCACGCCCCAGCTGCTAAGCACAGGAGAGAATCCATCCCTCGCCATCGCCATCTGAGAGAGAGTACGCCGCGCCGCCACCTGCGTAGTCGCTGCCGGCATCACTTCCAGCATCAGAAAACCCGAGTCTACCGTGGCCTGCGCCTCCAATCAGAAGATTCCAGTCtgtcgccgcctgcgccgcaACAGAGAACTCCAATCCCCCGCCGTCAAGCCACCACGACAGCCCAACTCGATCTGGCAGGACAACAGGTCGCTCAGGTCGCTGGATGCGAGAGCACTACGCCGCAAACCAAATCGATCGACGGGATGAAGTGGATTTTACTGCCACTGCACAAACCAATCGCCGCCTACAGGAAGTCGGTCTGCCGCCACCTCTCGCCACCAGAAACGCCGGAGTCTACCGCCGCCACACGCCGCCAAAGATGATGGAACCAACACCCGCCTAGAATCGCCGAATCTGATACCACTGTAACAGCTCGTAGAAGCCGATGAGATCAAATCGGGACGTGAGCAAGATTACAAGGAATACAGATGATCTCGATCTTGAGGAGGAAGATGTTCTTCCATTCCCCTTTGCTTATCTGGTTTCTTTTCTTAATTTTATGATCGATCCCGATGGATAGGCCTGCTAGCAGCTGCTATGTAGACTTGGTCTTGGTCTTCTCTTCGGCTGTGACTCGGCAAATGGGCTTGACAATCTTGGTCTTCTCTTGGATCATGATATCATCATTGGGTCATGACATATTTATCCCCACAAAGATGGTCCTTTTTATATCCACCTCAACCTATACATGGAGAAATATTGTGAACTCAAAATAGAGCGTCCATATCTCCCCTCTTTGTCCATATCTGCCCCTACCTGTCTGTTCCCACAAAGATGGTCCTCCTTTATATCCACCCCAATTTATACACGCAGAGAGCATCCATATCAACTTTTAGCCCATATCCATCAAGTAAAAGGCGAATCAATATAGGCCTCGCCTTCGACAGATCAAAGCCCCGCACCCTGCCAACCTCTGTGCGTACCAAAATTGAGATAGAATAACTGATAAAAAAAGAATTGAGACGCCACCAAGCTTGCTGCGGAATCAGCTTCTCAATTCACAAGTACGAACGCAAGTTGGTTTCTCATCGCACTGTTAGCTCCTCTCCTCATCCTCGCTCCTCGGTGACAGAAATAAAGCGAGGACTTGGTTGATGCCGGAAGGTCATCTCTTGCCAAGCTTTGAATTTCCTCACATTTCTTGCTTAGATCCTGCAGTTGTTTTGGTGAATTTCTTGTTTCTATATGGCCCAGAAAAAGGCAGTACATGAAGGATGGAAAAAAAAACACAATGCTCCTAGGCACTAGCCATCTCGTACATAGATGTTTGTTTCAAAATTTACATTCATCCGATGTTCCACTTCTGCTCCAGGGCGCTGCATATCCGATTTAAACAACAGGCAGCACTGAGAGGGTATTTGCAAACTGCACCATCAAGGAAAGTTGTCAATATGGTTGAAAGGAAAACAGATGCAGAAAAATGCAAGCATTACATCACTACTTTTACATGTACAGCACCAACAAAAGAAGAACAAAAAACTAGCCAGAAGTGTCAGGATTGAAGTGTGTAGTCGTGAACATTTATTTGCCAGTTTCTAGGTGATAGAACCAGCAAAAATGGCTCACTCAAACTAGCCAGAAGTGGGATAATCATTATTTAAATCAAACTGGCTATAATTCCAAGTTGCTACTAAGTTAAGGCAGTTGCTGCTGAGTTGAAACTTTCTAAGAAAATTCCTCGAATTAGAAAGTTTTTGAAAAAAACATCCAAACAGTGAAATACACGGCTGTACGAACTAATAATTAACAAATAATCCTGCACATGTGCATGCGGCAAGTGTAGAACTAATTAACAAATATAGAATATCACCCTGACCACTGAGTTGATCTTACTTCTCAGCATCAAATAGTTTTATTGTTTCAGGAGATCACTACTTACTTTGGATGTAATCATCTGTGTATTCCTTGTCGATCTTTCCATGGGCCATGGCACCAACCTGGAACAATATGCAAACAGCATGGGATTAGGCACAAAGATTAGGGGATCAAAACAGTTCAGCTTAATATCAATATCACAGCTTTTTACTCACCACAAACACAAGGGGTTCATCATCACTGGATTTGGCAACATAGTCAAACAAGTTGACAGACTTCTCAGCGCTAAATGAAAGACCTAAGTATAAAAAAACATCAATTAGCATATACACCTTATAAGGAAACATGTTTTAATAAACAATATAAACTCTCACCAATTTTCGGTGCACCAACAGGTAGATAGCGGGTAACAGGATTTTTAACAACATTAAGAAGCTTCTCACGCTTCCCAACTGCTGTAATGCTCAGCTTTTGCAACAATTGTGCTGCAATATTAAATAGTTACCCGCACATCAGCACTACGGAAATGAAACAAATAAAGAAGGTACACAAGGTAGACAAGTTTATAAGCATCTTACACATTAAACCACAAAAGCGTTTAAACGTTCGTGGCATGCGGACATGAGGTTTGATTTCAAACAGTACTCCCTTTTCAGTCCTCACATAAACAGCCTGTAACCTTCCAGCTTTTGTTAAAGGGCTGTCAAATATCGCCAGTAGAGCCTGCAAAATATTTTTGGGAGTAAATTCAAGGTGGGGAATGATTTTTGGGCAGGTCCAATCAAAGACATTCCGACCCTAACCAGATCACTCCTTTCCCCCTTTTTTTTTGTGTGCGCATGGTTCTTAAAGCGTTAAGGGGAGCCGTGGTGACCCACCACCCTCTTATCGCCTAGGCACTTAAGGCGAGGCGGTAACTGGTAAGGCAGGCATGGCGGATGCCATAATCATGGATAAAttagagaagaaaagaaaaataaaccTATCAATGGGACATAACCACAACGATTAATGAGCCCACTAGCCAGCTAAAGCCCAAACCAAGCCAACAGTACCACCTCACATATGTATCCTCTTGGGTTTCCTTCTGCACCGCTGCTACCATCCTGCATGA
Protein-coding sequences here:
- the LOC112893789 gene encoding ribosomal RNA small subunit methyltransferase nep-1-like, which produces MGRSYAVKGRKKKRKLHEAAASDAGPLAVEAEELPLPEEAGGEDKGKDEEAAAAGEDEEEHAAVEGLPVVPRPVDAKRRPGAIFVLERACLEVGKVGKTMQILNSDDHANYLRKQNRNPADYRPDIIHQALLAIFDSPLTKAGRLQAVYVRTEKGVLFEIKPHVRMPRTFKRFCGLMSQLLQKLSITAVGKREKLLNVVKNPVTRYLPVGAPKIGLSFSAEKSVNLFDYVAKSSDDEPLVFVVGAMAHGKIDKEYTDDYIQICKYPLSAACCLNRICSALEQKWNIG